The proteins below come from a single Danio aesculapii chromosome 23, fDanAes4.1, whole genome shotgun sequence genomic window:
- the LOC130217621 gene encoding ERBB receptor feedback inhibitor 1, which produces MASAQAYWDQHHAHEPMDKLFFRFGSESMDHSLRMYQQNSANVGFERRTSGSCSPQRLSPKTPNPPQLLFSSQCHPPAGDQVVPSLQKLSVYEHMPPCSPRRTTKPLPPLPDIGDLSSDEAEDNEVEFFSSTSESQCLVPKTSSFQYGLPGRRSFRGSGQINFAYYEGLQEHQKLCGMKPQWEQAVTENQQRPQRRLHRSNSGPAGSFKAANFRSTSLHHSPPAYSQEKPEIPPRVPIRPRLSESTDLWRTSTDDFDADKPPKVPPREPIPQVIPRAISPKSLPIYVNGVMPPTQSFAPYPEYVSKAQHKQICEGLASSRSPCILPIIEDGKKVSSTHYFLLPHRPGYLDKFERFFRESDS; this is translated from the exons ATGGCCTCAGCTCAAGCGTACTGGGATCAACACCATGCCCACGAACCCATGGATAA gCTGTTTTTTAGATTTGGTTCAGAGTCCATGGATCACAGCTTGAGAATGTATCAACAGAACTCTGCGAACGTGGGCTTTGAAA GAAGGACGTCTGGCTCCTGTTCTCCCCAGCGTCTTTCTCCTAAGACTCCAAATCCTCCACAGCTGCTGTTTTCCTCTCAATGCCACCCACCTGCGGGAGACCAGGTGGTTCCGTCTTTACAGAAACTGTCTGTTTATGAGCACATGCCCCCATGTTCACCCAGGAGAACAACCAAGCCCCTTCCTCCCCTCCCGGATATAGGCGACTTGTCCTCTGATGAAGCAGAAGACAACGAGGTTGAGTTTTTCTCCAGCACGTCTGAGAGCCAATGTCTGGTGCCTAAAACCTCATCCTTCCAGTATGGCCTGCCAGGAAGACGCAGTTTTCGGGGAAGTGGTCAGATAAACTTTGCATATTACGAAGGCCTACAGGAACACCAGAAACTATGCGGGATGAAGCCTCAGTGGGAGCAGGCGGTAACGGAGAACCAACAACGACCACAACGCCGACTTCATCGCTCCAATTCTGGACCTGCTGGATCCTTTAAAGCTGCCAATTTCAGATCGACCAGCCTTCACCATTCTCCTCCTGCTTACTCGCAGGAAAAACCTGAAATCCCACCTCGAGTTCCCATCCGTCCTCGTCTCAGTGAAAGCACAGATCTCTGGAGAACATCAACTGATGACTTTGATGCAGACAAACCTCCTAAAGTGCCTCCAAGAGAGCCCATTCCTCAGGTCATCCCACGTGCTATTAGTCCCAAAAGTCTCCCGATTTATGTCAACGGGGTAATGCCTCCTACTCAGAGCTTTGCTCCCTATCCGGAGTACGTCAGTAAGGCTCAACACAAGCAGATCTGTGAGGGTTTGGCGTCTTCTCGTAGTCCCTGTATTTTACCCATTATTGAAGATGGGAAGAAAGTGAGCAGTACCCATTATTTTCTCCTCCCTCATCGGCCTGGCTACTTGGACAAGTTTGAGAGGTTTTTCAGAGAGTCCGACTCCTAG